From Streptomyces fungicidicus, one genomic window encodes:
- a CDS encoding GMC family oxidoreductase, which produces MPAHTHEPDHPPLRDHTYDYVVVGGGTAGSVIASRLTENPDVTVAVIEGGPSDVGRDDVLTLRRWMGLLGGELDYDYPTTEQPRGNSHIRHSRARVLGGCSSHNTLIAFKPLPSDWDEWERAGAEGWGAVPMEAYYARLKNNIVPVDEKDRNAIARDFVDAAQQALGVPRIEGFNQKPFTEGVGFFDLAYHPEDNKRSSASVAYLHPVMDERPNLTLLLETWAYRLELDGTRAEGVHARTKDGEEILVRARNEVVLCAGAVDSPRLLLHSGIGPRGDLEALGIPVAHDLPGVGENLLDHPESVIVWETDGPLPENSAMDSDAGLFVRRDPEHPGPDLMFHFYQIPFTDNPERLGYERPPFGVSMTPNIPKPRSRGRLYLTSADPSVKPALDFRYFTDEDDYDGRTLVDGIRVAREIARTEPLAQWLKREVAPGPDVTGDEELGEYARKAAHTVYHPAGTCRMGAADDEQAVVDPELRIRGLEGIRVADASVFPTMTAVNPMITVLMVGERAVDLIGGGA; this is translated from the coding sequence ATGCCCGCTCACACCCACGAACCCGATCACCCGCCCCTCCGCGACCACACCTACGACTACGTCGTCGTGGGCGGCGGCACGGCAGGCTCCGTCATCGCCTCCCGGCTGACCGAGAACCCGGACGTCACCGTCGCCGTCATCGAGGGCGGCCCCAGCGACGTCGGCCGCGACGACGTGCTGACGCTGCGCCGCTGGATGGGCCTGCTCGGCGGCGAGCTCGACTACGACTACCCCACCACCGAGCAGCCGCGCGGCAATTCGCACATCCGGCACAGCCGGGCCCGCGTCCTCGGCGGCTGCTCCTCGCACAACACGCTCATCGCGTTCAAGCCGCTGCCGTCCGACTGGGACGAGTGGGAGCGGGCCGGCGCCGAGGGCTGGGGCGCGGTGCCCATGGAGGCGTACTACGCCCGGCTCAAGAACAACATCGTCCCGGTGGACGAGAAGGACCGGAACGCCATCGCCCGCGACTTCGTCGACGCGGCGCAGCAGGCCCTCGGGGTCCCCCGCATCGAGGGCTTCAACCAGAAGCCCTTCACCGAGGGCGTCGGCTTCTTCGACCTCGCCTACCACCCGGAGGACAACAAGCGCTCGTCGGCGTCGGTGGCCTACCTCCACCCGGTGATGGACGAACGCCCCAACCTCACCCTGCTGCTGGAGACCTGGGCGTACCGGCTGGAGCTGGACGGCACCCGCGCCGAGGGCGTCCACGCGCGCACCAAGGACGGCGAGGAGATCCTCGTCCGCGCGCGGAACGAGGTCGTCCTGTGCGCCGGCGCCGTCGACTCGCCGCGCCTGCTGCTGCACTCCGGCATCGGCCCCCGCGGGGATCTCGAAGCGCTCGGCATACCGGTGGCGCACGACCTGCCCGGCGTCGGCGAGAACCTGCTCGACCACCCCGAGTCGGTGATCGTCTGGGAGACGGACGGACCCCTCCCCGAGAACTCCGCGATGGACTCCGACGCCGGCCTCTTCGTGCGCCGCGACCCCGAACACCCCGGCCCCGACCTGATGTTCCACTTCTACCAGATCCCGTTCACGGACAACCCGGAGCGACTGGGCTACGAACGCCCGCCGTTCGGCGTCTCGATGACCCCCAACATCCCCAAGCCCAGGAGCCGGGGCCGGCTGTACCTCACCAGCGCCGACCCGTCCGTGAAGCCCGCCCTGGACTTCCGCTACTTCACCGACGAGGACGACTACGACGGCCGCACCCTGGTCGACGGCATCCGCGTCGCCCGCGAGATCGCCAGGACCGAACCCCTCGCCCAGTGGCTCAAGCGCGAGGTGGCCCCGGGACCGGACGTCACCGGGGACGAGGAGCTCGGCGAGTACGCCCGTAAGGCCGCGCACACCGTCTACCACCCGGCGGGAACCTGCCGCATGGGCGCCGCGGACGACGAACAGGCCGTCGTCGACCCCGAGTTGCGGATCCGCGGACTGGAGGGCATCCGCGTCGCGGACGCCTCCGTCTTCCCGACGATGACCGCCGTGAACCCCATGATCACGGTCCTGATGGTCGGCGAGCGTGCCGTCGACCTGATCGGCGGTGGTGCGTGA
- a CDS encoding quaternary amine ABC transporter ATP-binding protein, whose product MSTATASTTPVFSVEGLWKVFGPKAGRVPADPELAALDPAGLRSRTGCTAAVRDVSFDVRKGEVFVVMGLSGSGKSTLVRCLTRLIEPTAGTIAIDGEDVRAMDRARLRALRRHRAAMVFQHFGLLPHRTVLDNVAYGLEIQGMGRAERRERAAEVVAKVGLEGMERRRPAQLSGGQRQRVGLARALAVDPEVLLFDEPFSALDPLIRRDMQEEVVRLHREEGRTMVFITHDLQEALKLGDRIALMRDGGVVQLGTPEEIVGSPADDYVREFVRDVPREQVLTVRTAMRPASSAEEAATGPAVRPDATVSEAIEAVSRAGSTARVLDKGRCLGVVDAAALLDVVAGLAGAGSRAAGAARAGAPAPAERRELKPPTATTTEEPV is encoded by the coding sequence ATGAGCACCGCGACCGCGAGCACCACTCCCGTCTTCTCCGTCGAAGGGCTGTGGAAGGTCTTCGGCCCGAAGGCCGGCCGCGTCCCCGCCGACCCCGAACTCGCCGCCCTCGACCCGGCCGGGCTGCGCTCCCGCACCGGCTGCACGGCCGCCGTCCGGGACGTCTCCTTCGACGTCCGCAAGGGCGAGGTCTTCGTCGTCATGGGCCTGTCCGGCTCCGGCAAGTCCACGCTGGTGCGCTGTCTGACCCGGCTGATCGAGCCCACCGCCGGCACCATCGCCATCGACGGCGAGGACGTCCGCGCCATGGACAGGGCCCGGCTGCGGGCCCTGCGCCGGCACCGGGCCGCGATGGTCTTCCAGCACTTCGGCCTGCTGCCGCACCGCACCGTCCTCGACAACGTCGCCTACGGCCTGGAGATCCAGGGCATGGGCAGGGCGGAACGCCGGGAGCGGGCCGCCGAGGTCGTCGCCAAGGTCGGCCTGGAGGGCATGGAGCGGCGCAGGCCCGCCCAGCTCTCCGGAGGCCAGCGCCAGCGCGTCGGCCTGGCACGGGCGCTGGCGGTGGACCCCGAGGTGCTCCTCTTCGACGAGCCGTTCAGCGCGCTCGACCCGCTGATCCGGCGCGACATGCAGGAGGAGGTGGTGCGGCTGCACCGCGAGGAGGGCCGCACCATGGTCTTCATCACCCACGACCTCCAGGAGGCCCTGAAGCTCGGCGACCGCATCGCCCTGATGCGCGACGGCGGCGTGGTCCAGCTCGGGACGCCGGAGGAGATCGTGGGCTCGCCGGCCGACGACTACGTCCGCGAGTTCGTCCGTGACGTCCCCCGCGAACAGGTCCTGACCGTCCGCACGGCGATGCGCCCCGCCTCCTCGGCGGAGGAGGCCGCCACGGGCCCGGCGGTACGCCCCGACGCCACCGTCTCGGAAGCCATCGAGGCGGTCTCCCGCGCGGGCAGCACGGCCCGCGTCCTCGACAAGGGCAGGTGCCTGGGCGTGGTCGACGCGGCCGCACTCCTGGACGTGGTCGCGGGACTCGCGGGTGCGGGCAGTCGTGCCGCCGGGGCGGCGCGGGCGGGCGCGCCGGCGCCGGCTGAGCGCCGCGAGCTGAAACCCCCCACCGCCACCACCACCGAGGAGCCGGTGTGA
- a CDS encoding ABC transporter permease gives MAALTATTRKTSPPGIPANGAARKLLALALLAAVLVPLAAARWSSGTWPEALTVDVSAPLAATSDWIIDNRDTHPLFLHFLGHVSNAVVLSVRAVYLALLAVGWAGVTAVSSLVAWRVAGVRLALGTAAAFLACGLLGMWVPTMQTLALMVVAVAASVLVGVLLGLAAGLSARMDRALRPVLDTMQVLPAFAYLLPVVLVFGIGVPAAVLATVVYAAPPMARLTALGLRGADKEVLEAVESLGATARQRLLTARIPLARRELLLGLNQTIMMALSMAVIASVIGAGGLGDRVYQALASVDVGAALAAGIPIVLLAVVLDRVTGAAGARLGREPAPHARARWAYALAAAAAVAVAGRLAGRLEWPDGWVLGIAEPVNRAVDWMTDHLYSGVPVIGGTADWAGHFTTWVLDPLRDGLQWLPWWSVLLLVAVPAWLIGTWRTALTAVLAMAAIGVLGVWNASLDTLSQVLAAVAVTLVIGLATGVAAARSDRFARLLRPVLDVFQTMPQFVYLIPVVALFGVGRAPAVAAAVVYALPAVVRITAQGLRQVDPAALESARSLGATGGQQLRQVQLPLARPALLLAVNQGVVLVLAVVIIGGLVGGGALGYDVVFGLAQGDLATGLVAGAAIVCLGLMLDRVTQPTERRTAKGA, from the coding sequence ATGGCAGCGCTCACAGCGACGACCCGGAAGACGTCCCCACCGGGCATCCCGGCGAACGGAGCCGCCCGCAAGCTCCTCGCCCTCGCCCTGCTCGCCGCCGTCCTCGTCCCCCTGGCCGCCGCCCGCTGGTCCAGCGGCACCTGGCCCGAGGCCCTCACCGTCGACGTCTCGGCCCCCCTCGCCGCGACCAGCGACTGGATCATCGACAACCGGGACACCCACCCCCTGTTCCTGCACTTCCTCGGCCATGTCAGCAACGCCGTGGTCCTCTCCGTACGCGCGGTCTACCTCGCCCTCCTCGCCGTCGGCTGGGCGGGAGTGACCGCCGTGTCGAGCCTGGTCGCCTGGCGCGTCGCGGGCGTCCGCCTGGCGCTGGGGACCGCCGCCGCGTTCCTCGCCTGCGGCCTGCTCGGCATGTGGGTCCCGACCATGCAGACGCTCGCGCTCATGGTGGTGGCGGTGGCCGCGTCCGTCCTCGTCGGCGTGCTCCTCGGCCTCGCCGCCGGGCTCTCCGCCCGGATGGACCGTGCGCTGCGCCCGGTCCTCGACACCATGCAGGTCCTGCCGGCCTTCGCCTACCTCCTGCCCGTCGTCCTGGTCTTCGGCATCGGCGTCCCCGCGGCCGTCCTGGCCACCGTCGTCTACGCCGCCCCGCCCATGGCCCGGCTCACCGCCCTCGGGCTGCGCGGCGCCGACAAGGAGGTGCTGGAGGCGGTCGAGTCACTCGGGGCCACCGCCCGCCAGCGCCTGCTGACCGCCCGCATCCCGCTGGCCCGCAGGGAACTCCTCCTCGGCCTCAACCAGACGATCATGATGGCGCTGTCCATGGCCGTCATCGCCTCCGTGATCGGCGCCGGAGGTCTCGGCGACCGCGTCTACCAGGCGCTGGCCTCGGTCGACGTGGGCGCCGCGCTCGCCGCCGGCATCCCGATCGTGCTGCTCGCCGTCGTCCTCGACCGGGTGACCGGCGCGGCCGGCGCGCGCCTCGGCCGGGAACCCGCCCCGCACGCCCGCGCGCGGTGGGCGTACGCCCTGGCCGCCGCCGCGGCCGTCGCGGTCGCCGGACGTCTCGCCGGCCGCCTGGAGTGGCCCGACGGCTGGGTCCTGGGCATCGCCGAACCGGTCAACCGGGCCGTCGACTGGATGACCGACCACCTGTACTCCGGCGTGCCCGTGATCGGCGGCACCGCCGACTGGGCGGGCCACTTCACCACCTGGGTCCTCGACCCGCTCCGCGACGGACTGCAGTGGCTGCCCTGGTGGTCGGTCCTTCTGCTGGTCGCCGTCCCGGCCTGGCTGATCGGCACCTGGCGCACCGCGCTCACCGCCGTCCTCGCCATGGCCGCGATCGGGGTGCTCGGCGTGTGGAACGCGTCGCTGGACACGCTCTCCCAGGTCCTCGCGGCCGTCGCCGTCACCCTCGTCATCGGCCTCGCGACCGGTGTCGCCGCGGCCCGCAGCGACCGCTTCGCACGGCTGCTGCGCCCCGTCCTGGACGTGTTCCAGACGATGCCGCAGTTCGTGTACCTGATCCCCGTCGTCGCCCTGTTCGGCGTGGGCCGCGCCCCGGCCGTCGCCGCCGCGGTCGTCTACGCGCTGCCGGCCGTCGTCCGCATCACCGCCCAGGGCCTGCGCCAGGTCGACCCGGCCGCCCTGGAGTCCGCCCGCTCGCTGGGCGCGACCGGCGGGCAGCAACTGCGGCAGGTGCAGCTGCCGCTGGCCCGCCCCGCCCTGCTGCTCGCCGTCAACCAGGGCGTCGTCCTGGTCCTCGCCGTCGTCATCATCGGCGGCCTGGTCGGCGGCGGCGCGCTCGGCTACGACGTCGTCTTCGGCCTCGCCCAGGGCGACCTGGCGACCGGCCTGGTCGCCGGTGCCGCGATCGTCTGCCTGGGGCTGATGCTCGACCGGGTGACACAGCCGACCGAGCGCCGTACGGCGAAGGGAGCCTGA
- a CDS encoding ABC transporter substrate-binding protein → MSRTRFTAAAAVLVLATGCGAADMTTQSSPFANARGARTVTLSVQSWVGAQANVAVAQYLLEHELGYRVDTVQVDEVPAWDALSQGRVDAILEDWGHPEQERRYVRDKKTIVPGGDLGVTGHIGWYVPTYFAERHPDVTDWKNLNKYADRFRTPESGGKGQLMDGSPSYVTNDKALVKNLKLDYRVVFAGSEAAQITQIKQFAKERKPFLTYWYTPQWLSEKVPMTEVKLPAYEEGCDADPEKVACAYPVTPLQKYLNADFAGHGGEAADFLERFRWTTEDQNEVSLLIAEQKLSPRDAARKWVDGHESTWRKWLP, encoded by the coding sequence ATGTCCCGTACGCGATTCACGGCGGCCGCCGCCGTGCTGGTGCTGGCCACCGGCTGCGGCGCCGCCGACATGACCACGCAGTCGTCCCCCTTCGCCAACGCGCGGGGCGCCCGGACGGTCACCCTGTCCGTGCAGTCCTGGGTCGGCGCACAGGCCAACGTGGCCGTCGCCCAGTACCTGCTGGAGCACGAACTCGGCTACCGCGTCGACACCGTCCAGGTCGACGAGGTGCCGGCCTGGGACGCGCTCAGCCAGGGCCGCGTCGACGCGATCCTGGAGGACTGGGGGCACCCCGAGCAGGAGCGGCGGTACGTCCGGGACAAGAAGACGATCGTGCCCGGCGGCGACCTCGGCGTCACCGGGCACATCGGCTGGTACGTGCCGACGTACTTCGCCGAGCGGCACCCCGACGTCACGGACTGGAAGAACCTCAACAAGTACGCCGACCGGTTCCGCACCCCGGAGAGCGGCGGCAAGGGCCAGCTGATGGACGGCTCGCCGTCCTACGTCACCAACGACAAGGCGCTGGTGAAGAACCTGAAGCTGGACTACCGGGTGGTGTTCGCCGGCTCCGAGGCCGCGCAGATCACCCAGATCAAGCAGTTCGCCAAGGAGCGCAAGCCCTTCCTCACCTACTGGTACACCCCCCAGTGGCTCTCCGAGAAGGTGCCGATGACCGAGGTGAAGCTGCCCGCGTACGAGGAGGGCTGCGACGCCGACCCGGAGAAGGTGGCCTGCGCCTATCCGGTCACACCGCTGCAGAAGTACCTCAACGCGGACTTCGCCGGGCACGGCGGCGAGGCGGCGGACTTCCTGGAGAGGTTCCGGTGGACGACGGAGGACCAGAACGAGGTGTCCCTGCTGATCGCCGAGCAGAAGCTGTCACCGCGGGACGCGGCACGCAAGTGGGTGGACGGCCACGAGTCCACCTGGCGGAAGTGGCTGCCCTGA
- a CDS encoding carboxymuconolactone decarboxylase family protein: protein MTARTTRLDAGVRTALRAMGAAAREGLGDPGLAELVQIRASQLNHCAFCLDMHLALAREDGAVTEAQLGLLNAWEEAGDDVFDARERAALELTEAVTVPTGGASRPQSGGGFVPDEVYERAAAHFDAARLAHLVALITVINSWNRLMVARRIPPGGTAW from the coding sequence ATGACGGCACGGACGACCCGTCTCGACGCCGGTGTCCGCACCGCGCTGCGGGCGATGGGCGCCGCCGCCAGGGAGGGCCTCGGCGATCCGGGGCTGGCCGAGCTGGTGCAGATCCGCGCCTCGCAGCTCAACCACTGCGCCTTCTGCCTCGACATGCACCTCGCCCTCGCCCGCGAGGACGGCGCGGTGACCGAGGCGCAGCTCGGCCTGCTGAACGCCTGGGAGGAGGCCGGGGACGACGTCTTCGACGCGCGGGAGCGGGCGGCGCTGGAGCTGACGGAGGCGGTCACCGTGCCGACCGGGGGCGCCTCCCGGCCGCAGTCCGGGGGAGGGTTCGTGCCCGACGAGGTGTACGAGCGGGCGGCCGCGCACTTCGACGCCGCCCGGCTCGCTCACCTCGTCGCCCTGATCACCGTCATCAACAGCTGGAACCGGCTGATGGTGGCCCGCCGGATCCCGCCGGGCGGCACCGCCTGGTGA
- a CDS encoding carboxymuconolactone decarboxylase family protein has protein sequence MTTTATHPTYAPEPPVRLEWAEHAPEVYKAMIRLDAAARKGLDPTLRELVNIRASQLNHCALCLDMHTKDALAAGESVERIVQLSAWEESRHFYTERELAALELTEAVTVLTDGFVPDEVYATAAEHFGEAELAQLIAAITVINAWNRFGVTCRRAPGHYTPGQHA, from the coding sequence ATGACCACCACAGCGACACACCCGACGTACGCCCCCGAGCCGCCCGTCCGGCTGGAGTGGGCCGAGCACGCGCCCGAGGTCTACAAGGCGATGATCCGGCTGGACGCCGCCGCCCGTAAGGGCCTCGACCCCACGCTGCGCGAGCTGGTGAACATCCGCGCCTCCCAGCTCAACCACTGCGCCCTCTGCCTGGACATGCACACCAAGGACGCGCTCGCGGCGGGCGAGAGCGTCGAGCGGATCGTCCAGCTCAGCGCATGGGAGGAGTCGCGGCACTTCTACACGGAGCGGGAACTCGCCGCCCTGGAGCTGACGGAGGCCGTCACGGTCCTGACGGACGGGTTCGTGCCCGACGAGGTGTACGCGACGGCCGCCGAGCACTTCGGGGAGGCGGAGCTGGCGCAGCTGATCGCCGCGATCACGGTGATCAACGCCTGGAACCGGTTCGGCGTGACCTGCCGGAGGGCCCCCGGCCACTACACGCCGGGACAGCACGCATGA
- a CDS encoding MocR-like pyridoxine biosynthesis transcription factor PdxR, which produces MAEHRATSGIDLHLEPAGPGLRRGLTDALREAVRTGRLAPGTRLPSSRSLAADLGIARNTVADAYGDLVAEGWLTARQGSGTRVAPREVPRPPAPAAPRRAPGRLSHDLVPGTPDLSSFPRAEWLRATRRALASAPHDALGYGDPRGRPELRAALTDYLARVRGVRADAERIVVCSGFAHGLQLLCEVLRARGARTLAVEPYGLDVHWDLAARAGLTTTPLPFDALGTRAQDPGDADAVLLSPAHQFPLGGALRPERRAAVVDWARRTGGLILEDDYDGEFRYDRQAVGALQNLDPDHVVHLGTASKSLAPGLRLGWMVLPPSLLPDVVAHGGGRSVSALEQLTLAEFLTSGAYDRHVRAARLRYRRRRDSLAGALADRAPDVRVTGVAAGLHAVLQLPPGTEQSVVQAATWQNLAVHGLSRYRHPAAGGTAGDALVVGYATPPDHAWSGTLEALCRALP; this is translated from the coding sequence ATGGCGGAACACCGGGCCACTTCGGGCATCGACCTGCACCTCGAACCGGCCGGCCCCGGCCTGCGCCGCGGCCTGACCGACGCCCTCCGCGAGGCCGTCCGCACCGGCCGGCTCGCCCCCGGCACCCGGCTGCCCTCCTCCCGTTCCCTCGCCGCCGACCTGGGCATCGCCCGCAACACCGTCGCCGACGCCTACGGCGATCTGGTCGCCGAGGGCTGGCTCACCGCACGCCAGGGCTCCGGCACCCGCGTCGCCCCCCGCGAGGTGCCCCGGCCGCCCGCCCCCGCCGCCCCCCGGCGCGCACCCGGCAGGCTGTCCCACGACCTCGTCCCCGGCACCCCCGACCTCTCCTCCTTCCCGCGCGCCGAATGGCTCAGGGCCACCCGCCGCGCCCTCGCATCCGCCCCGCACGACGCCCTCGGCTACGGCGACCCGCGCGGCCGCCCGGAACTGCGCGCGGCCCTCACGGACTACCTCGCGCGGGTCCGGGGCGTACGGGCCGACGCCGAACGGATCGTCGTCTGCTCCGGCTTCGCCCACGGCCTCCAGCTGCTCTGCGAGGTGCTGCGCGCCCGGGGCGCCCGCACCCTCGCCGTGGAGCCCTACGGACTGGACGTCCACTGGGACCTGGCCGCCCGCGCCGGCCTGACCACCACCCCGCTGCCCTTCGACGCGCTCGGCACCCGCGCGCAGGACCCGGGCGACGCCGACGCCGTGCTGCTCAGCCCGGCCCACCAGTTCCCCCTCGGCGGGGCGCTGCGGCCGGAGCGCCGCGCCGCCGTCGTCGACTGGGCCCGCCGCACCGGCGGACTGATCCTGGAGGACGACTACGACGGCGAGTTCCGCTACGACCGCCAGGCCGTCGGCGCGCTGCAGAACCTCGACCCCGATCACGTGGTCCACCTCGGCACGGCCAGCAAGTCCCTCGCGCCGGGACTCCGGCTCGGCTGGATGGTGCTGCCCCCCTCCCTCCTCCCGGACGTCGTCGCCCACGGCGGCGGACGCTCCGTCAGCGCCCTCGAACAGCTCACCCTCGCCGAGTTCCTCACCTCCGGCGCCTACGACCGCCACGTCCGCGCCGCCCGCCTCCGCTACCGCCGCCGCCGCGACTCCCTGGCCGGGGCCCTGGCCGACCGGGCGCCCGACGTGCGCGTCACCGGCGTCGCGGCCGGCCTGCACGCCGTCCTGCAACTCCCGCCCGGCACCGAGCAGTCCGTCGTCCAGGCAGCCACCTGGCAGAACCTCGCCGTGCACGGCCTCTCCCGCTACCGCCACCCCGCCGCCGGCGGCACCGCCGGCGACGCCCTGGTGGTCGGCTACGCCACCCCGCCGGACCACGCCTGGTCCGGCACGCTGGAGGCCCTGTGCCGGGCCCTGCCGTGA
- a CDS encoding glutathionylspermidine synthase family protein, whose translation MERRTVEPRPGWQQTVEEQGLIYPLTRYPDGSLRPYWDESAYYVFTLDEVEALEEVVEELHGMCLAAAEHIVTAGRFADLGITDPRVVRVVAEAWQRRAELPSVYGRFDLRYDGTGPAKLLEYNADTPTSLVEAASPQWFWMEERFPGADQWNSLHERLVDAWKKQAGLLPPGSPLYFAHSSADELGEDLMTVAYLKETAEQAGLATEWLSMEEIGWDRLSGRFVDNGLRFIRSIFKLYPWEWLTTDRFAGHVLDTLDNGGGTGTTLWIEPAWKMLLSNKALLAILWELYPGHPNLLPAHLDGPRELADTTGWVAKPLLGREGAGVTLHEPGTDPVLRDEPCCYQQLAPLPTFDGNHVVLGAWVVEDESAGLGIRESSGPVTDEYARFLPHVIL comes from the coding sequence GTGGAACGCCGCACCGTCGAGCCCCGCCCCGGCTGGCAGCAGACCGTCGAGGAGCAGGGGCTCATCTATCCGCTCACCCGGTACCCCGACGGCTCCCTGCGCCCCTACTGGGACGAGAGCGCCTACTACGTCTTCACCCTGGACGAGGTCGAGGCGCTGGAGGAGGTCGTCGAGGAACTGCACGGCATGTGTCTCGCGGCGGCCGAGCACATCGTCACCGCCGGCCGGTTCGCCGACCTCGGCATCACCGACCCGCGCGTCGTCCGCGTGGTCGCCGAGGCCTGGCAGCGGCGTGCCGAACTCCCCTCCGTCTACGGCCGCTTCGACCTCCGGTACGACGGGACGGGCCCGGCGAAGCTGCTGGAGTACAACGCCGACACCCCGACCTCCCTGGTGGAGGCCGCCTCCCCGCAGTGGTTCTGGATGGAGGAGCGCTTCCCCGGCGCCGACCAGTGGAACTCCCTCCACGAACGCCTCGTCGACGCCTGGAAGAAGCAGGCCGGCCTCCTCCCGCCGGGCAGCCCCCTGTACTTCGCCCACTCCTCCGCCGACGAGCTCGGCGAGGACCTCATGACCGTCGCCTACCTCAAGGAGACCGCGGAGCAGGCCGGCCTCGCCACCGAATGGCTGTCGATGGAGGAGATCGGCTGGGACCGCCTCTCCGGCCGCTTCGTCGACAACGGGCTCCGGTTCATCCGCAGCATCTTCAAGCTGTACCCCTGGGAGTGGCTCACCACCGACCGCTTCGCCGGCCATGTGCTCGACACCCTCGACAACGGCGGCGGCACCGGGACCACCCTGTGGATCGAGCCCGCCTGGAAGATGCTCCTCAGCAACAAGGCCCTGCTGGCGATCCTCTGGGAGCTCTACCCCGGCCACCCCAACCTCCTCCCCGCCCACCTGGACGGCCCGCGGGAGCTGGCGGACACCACCGGCTGGGTCGCCAAACCCCTGCTCGGCCGTGAGGGCGCCGGCGTGACCCTGCACGAGCCCGGTACCGACCCCGTCCTCCGCGACGAACCCTGCTGCTACCAGCAACTCGCCCCCCTCCCCACCTTCGACGGCAACCACGTCGTCCTGGGCGCCTGGGTGGTGGAGGACGAGTCGGCCGGCCTGGGCATCCGCGAGTCCTCCGGCCCGGTGACGGACGAGTACGCCCGCTTCCTGCCGCACGTGATCCTGTGA
- a CDS encoding glycine hydroxymethyltransferase yields MSAAEQPLTPASTAFRSALDVIRAVEPRVADAIGQEVADQREMLKLIASENYASPATLLAMGNWFSDKYAEGTVGRRFYAGCRNVDTVESLAAEHAKELFGARHAYVQPHSGIDANLVAFWSVLADRVEAPFLRKTGARQVNDLSEADWAELRQAFGNQRMLGMSLDAGGHLTHGFRPNISGKMFDQRSYGTDPATGLIDYEALRVSAREFKPLIIVAGYSAYPRLVNFRIMREIADEVGATLMVDMAHFAGLVAGKVLTGDFDPVPHAQIVTTTTHKSLRGPRGGMVLCDDSLKDQVDRGCPMVLGGPLPHVMAAKAVALAEARQPAFRDYAQRIVDNSRALAEGLMRRGATLVTGGTDNHLNLIDVATSYGLTGRQAEAALLDSGIVTNRNAIPADPNGAWYTSGIRIGTPALTTRGLGTAEMDEVAGLIDRVLTTTEPGTTKSGAPSKAAHVLDAKVADEISRRATDLVAGFPLYPEIDLG; encoded by the coding sequence ATGTCAGCCGCCGAGCAGCCGCTCACCCCCGCGTCCACCGCCTTCCGCTCCGCCCTCGACGTGATCCGCGCCGTCGAGCCCCGCGTGGCCGACGCGATCGGCCAGGAGGTCGCCGACCAGCGCGAGATGCTCAAGCTGATCGCCTCCGAGAACTACGCCTCCCCGGCCACCCTCCTCGCGATGGGCAACTGGTTCAGCGACAAGTACGCCGAGGGCACCGTCGGCCGCCGCTTCTACGCCGGCTGCCGCAACGTCGACACCGTCGAGTCGCTCGCCGCCGAGCACGCCAAGGAGCTCTTCGGAGCCCGCCACGCCTACGTCCAGCCGCACTCCGGCATCGACGCCAACCTCGTCGCCTTCTGGTCCGTCCTCGCCGACCGCGTCGAGGCCCCCTTCCTGCGGAAGACCGGCGCCCGCCAGGTCAACGACCTCTCCGAGGCCGACTGGGCCGAGCTGCGCCAGGCCTTCGGCAACCAGCGCATGCTCGGCATGTCCCTGGACGCCGGCGGCCACCTCACCCACGGCTTCCGCCCGAACATCTCCGGCAAGATGTTCGACCAGCGGTCCTACGGCACCGACCCGGCCACCGGCCTGATCGACTACGAGGCCCTGCGCGTCTCCGCCCGCGAGTTCAAGCCGCTGATCATCGTCGCCGGCTACTCCGCCTACCCCCGTCTGGTGAACTTCCGGATCATGCGGGAGATCGCCGACGAGGTCGGCGCGACCCTCATGGTGGACATGGCCCACTTCGCCGGTCTGGTCGCCGGCAAGGTCCTCACCGGCGACTTCGATCCGGTCCCGCACGCCCAGATCGTCACCACCACCACCCACAAGTCGCTGCGCGGCCCGCGCGGCGGCATGGTGCTGTGCGACGACTCCCTCAAGGACCAGGTCGACCGCGGCTGCCCGATGGTCCTCGGCGGCCCGCTCCCGCACGTCATGGCCGCCAAGGCCGTCGCCCTCGCCGAGGCCCGGCAGCCCGCCTTCCGGGACTACGCCCAGCGCATCGTCGACAACTCCCGCGCCCTCGCCGAGGGCCTGATGCGCCGCGGCGCCACCCTGGTCACCGGCGGCACCGACAACCACCTCAACCTGATCGACGTCGCCACCTCCTACGGCCTCACCGGCCGCCAGGCCGAGGCCGCCCTGCTCGACTCGGGCATCGTCACCAACCGCAACGCCATCCCCGCCGACCCCAACGGCGCCTGGTACACCTCCGGCATCCGCATCGGCACCCCCGCGCTCACCACGCGCGGTCTGGGCACCGCCGAGATGGACGAGGTCGCCGGTCTCATCGACCGCGTCCTCACCACCACGGAGCCCGGCACCACCAAGTCCGGCGCCCCCTCCAAGGCCGCCCACGTCCTCGACGCCAAGGTCGCCGACGAGATCTCCCGCCGCGCCACCGACCTGGTCGCCGGCTTCCCGCTCTACCCGGAGATCGACCTCGGCTGA